A single genomic interval of Plasmodium gaboni strain SY75 chromosome Unknown, whole genome shotgun sequence harbors:
- a CDS encoding early transcribed membrane protein 8 — protein sequence MKVSIFFSFAIFLFVLNLFSPCMCKKDFAKEWVKDKLSIVNSKLDKYDKKKKMALISGAAIGALALISLIGGGIYLTQARKSSIWNNPELNDTLYDIVMETVNQGNTDVKLAFHRGVKLDNAVPTEETFKKYIKQNIKDRNLNLSWQQERELYSLIPYIRFNVERLAIFLR from the coding sequence atgaaagtttctatttttttctcttttgctatttttttgtttgttttgAATTTATTTTCCCCTTGTATGTGTAAAAAGGATTTTGCGAAGGAATGGGTTAAAGATAAATTAAGTATAGTAAATTCAAAATTagataaatatgataaaaaaaagaaaatggCTCTTATATCAGGAGCAGCTATAGGAGCTTTAGCATTAATATCACTTATAGGAGGAGGTATTTATTTGACTCAAGCAAGAAAAAGTTCCATATGGAATAATCCAGAACTAAATGATACACTTTATGATATTGTTATGGAAACTGTGAATCAAGGAAATACAGATGTAAAGTTGGCATTTCATAGAGGAGTGAAACTAGATAATGCTGTTCCTACTGAGGaaacatttaaaaaatatataaaacagaatattaaagatcgaaatttaaatttatcATGGCAACAAGAACGGGAATTATATTCATTGATTCCCTATATTCGATTTAATGTAGAAAGACTAGCTATATTTCTTAGATAA